The sequence TAAGGCCAACTTTTTCAATTTAACTCCCGACACTACCACTCACCATTTGCTGGGATTCGACCCATTTACTTCAACCATCGAAGGTCCCGATAATATTCAGAATTATACTTTTAAGGAATTGGGTGAAATGCCTTTAACAAAAACCAGTCTTATCCAAGGTTTAAATGGTCAGCCAATCGATTCCGTTACTGAATTTACCAATGGATTTTCAGTTCGTGTTAAAAAACTACCCCAACGAGATCATTTATATCTTAAAATCTCCATTGATGTTTGGATGGATTCCTTACAAACAGTAAAAAATCCTTTGTTGATATGCACCATGCTGCATCATAAGAAGAATTACAAATATGCCGGGAAAGATATTGGCGACTCCGGCTTTAAGCCTAACCAATGGAATCATCTGGAACTCTTTTACCTCATTTACAATCCTCGCTCCGGTAACGACGAATTTATCACTTACCTCTGGAACAGAAACAAAGCCAATTTCTATATCAAAAACTATCGGGTAGATCTCTATGAACCCAAGGCCGAAGATGAATGGCCTTAACCCTAATAAAAACGGGTAGTAAACAAGGCTATATCATCAACAAAAGGTTTTTCACCTTTAAAATGTTCCAACTGTTGAATTATAATCCGGTTAATCTCCTTCATAGAGGCCTGAGGATTATCCAACAATATTAATTCCAATTTGCTGGTACCGAATTCCTTGCCTTTATCATTCTCCAATTCAATTACCCCATCGGTGTAACACAATAAAACCGCATTTCTATTTACACTGATGATACCTTCCTTTACCGATGGAAGCTCATCCAACATTCCTAAACCGGGGCAACCGGTAGTCAACAAAATAGAGGTTTTATCCGACAACAACAAGGGTGGAGTTTGGCCGGCATTCACATAGGTTAACACCCTGGTAACCATGTTATACTTGGCCAAGAACATGGTAATAAAACGTTCTCCTTTGGTACTTTCAATAACCCGTTTATTCAAATCCCTAACCAAATCAGTTAAAGAACTGGAATAATTGAGTAATGCCCGAATATTAGCTTGAAAATTACTCATTAGCAAAGCAGCACTTACTCCCTTTCCTGAAACATCAGCCATGCATAAAACGGCTTCATTATCGTTTATCTGAATAAAATCGTAATAATCTCCTCCTACCTGGCCCATAGGTTTATATTCAGCAGCACATTCAATCTTCTCGTTTTTAGGCAAACTTGGTGGAAACAACATCTCCTGCATTTCCTTTGCCAATTCCATTTCTTTTCGAATGGCGGCTTGCCTCACATTATCCTTGGCCAACTTCTTATTTTCAATTGCCACCACAATGATATTGGTCAAGGTCTGAATAAACGGAATATGTTTAGTTCGTGTGCTTTCTATTATATCTTCCTTTATATCACCCAACAACAAAAAGGCCAGTGGAATATGCTTGTGGTAAACCGGAATAATCACTTCAAACTGACCTAAAAAAAGTTTGTTTTTATCCTTAACCTCAGTAACCTCCCTGAAAATTAATAAATGCTGATCAACGTGCACTGTTGGCATTTCATCCGGTAAACCATACTGCAATTCGCAATTCCA is a genomic window of Bacteroidia bacterium containing:
- a CDS encoding PP2C family protein-serine/threonine phosphatase, with the protein product MNATPRSKNEKLILETLRIANSALKLKNLKLNSLLEITNAINNNFSTKQLLKIFEFVLRNQLNIGKLMLFTHNTRWNCELQYGLPDEMPTVHVDQHLLIFREVTEVKDKNKLFLGQFEVIIPVYHKHIPLAFLLLGDIKEDIIESTRTKHIPFIQTLTNIIVVAIENKKLAKDNVRQAAIRKEMELAKEMQEMLFPPSLPKNEKIECAAEYKPMGQVGGDYYDFIQINDNEAVLCMADVSGKGVSAALLMSNFQANIRALLNYSSSLTDLVRDLNKRVIESTKGERFITMFLAKYNMVTRVLTYVNAGQTPPLLLSDKTSILLTTGCPGLGMLDELPSVKEGIISVNRNAVLLCYTDGVIELENDKGKEFGTSKLELILLDNPQASMKEINRIIIQQLEHFKGEKPFVDDIALFTTRFY